In Listeria monocytogenes, the following proteins share a genomic window:
- a CDS encoding ThiF family adenylyltransferase: MERYDRQMRVKNIGKVGQEKLLTKTILIVGVGAIGSYAAEICARMGFGKLILIDRDYVELSNLQRQSLFTEQDALDKQAKAYAASKALQLINSDITIEYIVDDANITSLTPYAGTIDYILDCTDNFMTRDFLNQFCFTHQIPWIFTSCAGNYANLMPIIPPDSACLHCLLGDIPQTNAASCDIIGVDGALIPIIAGMQVSLLTQMIINPDFKANTYYQLDNWQFSFRTIEVKKRHDCLGCTTGKALSEVPFSEQTVALCGRDTVQFRLPNRSNYREIKQLLAEQKIPYTENPALLSFHHEKFQFVIFKNGRVLLHGTENITEAKKIYHLFFN, translated from the coding sequence TTGGAACGTTATGATAGGCAGATGCGCGTTAAGAATATCGGAAAAGTTGGTCAAGAAAAATTACTCACGAAAACGATTTTAATTGTTGGTGTTGGCGCGATTGGTTCTTATGCCGCAGAAATTTGTGCACGAATGGGTTTTGGAAAGTTAATTTTAATTGATCGTGACTATGTGGAGCTAAGTAACTTGCAGCGCCAATCACTTTTCACGGAACAAGATGCATTAGACAAACAAGCAAAAGCGTATGCAGCATCTAAAGCTTTACAACTCATTAATAGCGATATTACAATCGAATATATTGTAGATGATGCGAACATAACGAGTTTAACGCCTTATGCCGGAACAATTGATTACATACTCGATTGCACAGATAACTTTATGACGCGTGACTTTTTAAATCAGTTTTGTTTCACCCATCAAATTCCGTGGATTTTCACCTCGTGTGCTGGAAATTATGCGAATCTCATGCCAATTATTCCGCCTGACTCTGCTTGTTTACACTGTTTACTCGGCGATATTCCCCAAACCAATGCAGCAAGTTGCGATATTATTGGTGTTGACGGCGCGCTGATTCCAATCATCGCCGGCATGCAAGTTTCCTTACTTACGCAAATGATTATCAACCCTGATTTCAAAGCAAATACCTACTATCAACTAGATAATTGGCAATTTTCTTTCCGGACAATCGAAGTCAAAAAACGCCACGATTGTCTTGGTTGCACAACTGGAAAAGCACTTTCAGAAGTTCCTTTTTCCGAGCAAACAGTTGCTCTTTGCGGAAGAGATACAGTGCAATTTCGCTTACCTAATAGAAGTAATTACCGCGAAATTAAACAACTACTGGCAGAACAGAAAATTCCTTATACAGAAAATCCCGCTTTACTCAGTTTCCATCACGAAAAGTTCCAGTTTGTTATTTTTAAAAATGGGCGCGTGTTACTTCATGGAACAGAAAATATAACAGAAGCAAAAAAAATATATCATTTATTTTTTAACTAA
- a CDS encoding molybdenum cofactor biosynthesis protein MoaE — protein MKYVALQHEKIEIGSLSDKLINKNHGGTNLFVGTIREWTGDIQTEEIRYTSYEEMALKELNKLAAEVETKWGADVVIVHRLGLLQITDVAVVIGVSTPHRAACYEGSRYIIERLKERVPIWKEEKDVDKTRWGGIDANNS, from the coding sequence ATGAAGTATGTAGCATTGCAACACGAAAAAATCGAAATAGGTTCGCTTTCTGATAAACTAATCAATAAAAATCACGGTGGGACTAATCTTTTTGTTGGTACAATTCGAGAATGGACGGGTGACATTCAAACAGAAGAAATTCGTTACACATCGTACGAGGAAATGGCGCTCAAAGAACTAAATAAATTAGCAGCAGAAGTAGAAACAAAGTGGGGGGCGGATGTTGTCATTGTCCACCGACTAGGACTTTTACAAATAACAGATGTCGCCGTGGTTATCGGTGTATCAACACCACACAGAGCCGCTTGCTACGAGGGATCTAGATATATTATTGAACGTTTAAAAGAACGGGTACCTATATGGAAAGAAGAAAAAGATGTCGATAAAACAAGGTGGGGTGGCATAGATGCTAACAACAGTTAA
- the mobB gene encoding molybdopterin-guanine dinucleotide biosynthesis protein B encodes MATILQIIGFKNSGKTTLLNALIRASRKENYTVSAIKHDAHDFSVDHAGTDSYSFQESGAKAVVIANSRQYAVMEQNGIDLKTAIQKLPESDIVLIEGYKEGPFPKIILIREQAEIELLKNSKAVHKIATHNPALKKEAIFIGEEKALNTFAETLIKEFLP; translated from the coding sequence ATGGCTACTATCCTCCAAATAATTGGCTTTAAAAACAGCGGAAAAACAACTTTATTGAACGCACTAATTCGCGCTAGTCGGAAGGAAAACTACACAGTATCTGCCATCAAACATGATGCACATGATTTTTCTGTAGATCACGCGGGAACGGATTCCTACTCGTTTCAAGAAAGTGGTGCAAAAGCTGTTGTTATCGCGAATTCGAGACAATATGCTGTGATGGAACAAAACGGCATCGATTTAAAAACAGCCATTCAAAAGTTACCAGAATCAGATATCGTTCTCATAGAAGGCTACAAAGAAGGCCCTTTTCCTAAAATTATATTAATTCGCGAACAAGCGGAAATCGAGCTTTTAAAAAATAGTAAAGCTGTCCATAAAATTGCGACACATAATCCAGCATTAAAAAAAGAAGCAATTTTCATTGGCGAAGAAAAAGCTTTAAATACATTTGCAGAAACATTAATCAAGGAGTTTTTACCATGA
- the moaC gene encoding cyclic pyranopterin monophosphate synthase MoaC has protein sequence MEKDDLTHFNDEKRAKMVDVTSKSETKRRAIARATIHMNEETLARILAGKIAKGDVLAVAQVAGIMAAKKTSELIPMCHPIMTTKADISFEDDGKTELTITSEVVTVGKTGVEMEALTAVTIAALTIYDMCKAMDKGMRIEKTYLVEKTGGKSGTFKAEA, from the coding sequence ATGGAAAAAGATGATTTAACGCATTTTAACGATGAAAAACGCGCAAAAATGGTAGATGTTACGAGCAAATCTGAAACAAAACGCCGTGCAATCGCTAGAGCTACGATACATATGAATGAAGAAACCTTAGCGCGTATTCTTGCTGGTAAAATTGCTAAAGGAGATGTTTTGGCCGTTGCGCAAGTTGCTGGAATCATGGCGGCTAAAAAAACAAGCGAACTAATTCCAATGTGCCATCCGATTATGACGACAAAAGCTGATATTTCTTTTGAAGATGACGGTAAGACCGAGCTAACTATCACGTCCGAAGTCGTAACCGTTGGAAAGACGGGGGTCGAAATGGAAGCACTCACGGCAGTAACCATTGCAGCATTAACCATTTATGACATGTGCAAAGCAATGGATAAAGGCATGCGTATAGAAAAAACGTATTTAGTGGAAAAAACAGGTGGAAAAAGCGGGACATTTAAAGCAGAAGCGTAA
- the moaD gene encoding molybdopterin converting factor subunit 1: MLTTVKFFAFLAEKTHKTEVKLNLQQCQTVGEVREVISSEFPEIAVDLATCMLAVNMEFQQDQDLLPEEITEIAVIPPVSGG; this comes from the coding sequence ATGCTAACAACAGTTAAATTTTTCGCTTTTTTAGCTGAAAAGACACATAAAACGGAAGTAAAATTGAATTTGCAGCAATGCCAGACAGTTGGCGAGGTTCGAGAAGTTATTAGTAGTGAATTTCCTGAAATAGCCGTTGATTTAGCCACCTGTATGTTGGCCGTTAACATGGAGTTTCAACAAGATCAAGACCTTTTACCAGAAGAAATAACCGAAATCGCAGTCATTCCGCCAGTAAGCGGTGGATAA
- the moaA gene encoding GTP 3',8-cyclase MoaA, producing MQLLKDKFGRVHDYIRISVTDRCNLRCVYCMPEEGLTFLPHEKVLSKDEIVSFMELMVKFGIKKVRITGGEPLLRTDIVEIVRGLGAIPEIEDISITTNAMYLAKKAEALKEAGLTRVNISLDSLHADHFQAITRGGRLQKVLDGIQKAEEVGLFPIKLNVVLIKGQNDDEITDFLRFTKDKDINIRFIEYMPIGHAGTSWKEKYLPLDKIFEACDKASYEYEPVDSIRGNGPSENFRIKGAKGTFGVIHPVSSHFCDSCNRLRLTADGYIKACLYWDEEMNIRPFIQDPVKLMQLVQKAIDNKPENHEMALKLQDEVQSNKPTWRRMSQIGG from the coding sequence ATGCAATTATTAAAGGATAAATTTGGGCGGGTACACGATTATATTCGTATTTCAGTAACAGATCGGTGTAATTTAAGGTGTGTGTATTGTATGCCCGAAGAAGGCCTGACATTTTTGCCTCATGAAAAAGTACTATCCAAAGATGAAATTGTCAGCTTTATGGAATTAATGGTGAAATTCGGCATAAAAAAAGTCCGCATAACTGGCGGAGAGCCATTACTTAGAACCGATATTGTGGAAATTGTTCGCGGGCTGGGAGCAATTCCTGAAATAGAAGATATTTCGATTACAACGAATGCGATGTATTTGGCGAAAAAAGCAGAAGCGCTAAAAGAGGCTGGATTGACGCGCGTGAACATCAGCTTGGATTCCTTGCATGCAGACCATTTTCAAGCAATTACTCGTGGTGGACGTTTGCAAAAAGTTCTCGATGGTATTCAAAAAGCAGAAGAAGTTGGGCTATTTCCAATTAAGCTTAACGTCGTCCTAATTAAAGGACAAAACGATGACGAAATAACCGATTTCCTCCGCTTTACAAAAGATAAAGATATTAATATTCGTTTTATTGAATACATGCCGATTGGTCATGCTGGCACGAGTTGGAAAGAAAAATATTTGCCGCTTGATAAGATTTTTGAAGCCTGCGACAAAGCCTCCTATGAATATGAGCCAGTCGATTCGATTCGCGGAAACGGTCCTTCCGAAAACTTCCGTATAAAAGGAGCAAAAGGAACATTTGGTGTGATTCACCCAGTTAGCTCCCATTTTTGCGATAGTTGCAACCGACTTAGACTTACCGCAGATGGTTATATTAAAGCATGCCTTTACTGGGACGAAGAAATGAATATTCGTCCGTTTATCCAAGACCCAGTTAAACTAATGCAACTTGTGCAAAAGGCAATTGATAACAAACCTGAGAATCACGAAATGGCATTAAAATTACAAGATGAAGTACAATCTAATAAACCAACTTGGCGTCGTATGAGTCAAATTGGCGGATAA
- a CDS encoding molybdenum cofactor biosynthesis protein B, with translation MEQKSFIKVACSILTISDTRNLDTDTSGQLIQSALETAGHEVISRIVVPDDVTLIKQKINELAVNGSFCLITNGGTGIAKRDFTYEALFATIQQEIPGFGEIFRMLSYEEVGSRAMVSRAFAGFSENGLLLFALPGSSNACQLAMQKLIVPELPHLIAERQK, from the coding sequence ATGGAACAAAAGTCATTTATTAAGGTAGCTTGTAGTATTCTAACCATTAGCGATACACGAAATTTGGATACGGATACTAGTGGTCAACTGATTCAATCTGCCTTAGAAACCGCTGGGCATGAGGTAATATCGCGGATTGTCGTTCCGGATGATGTTACGCTCATCAAACAGAAAATAAACGAGCTAGCTGTTAACGGTTCTTTCTGCCTCATCACAAATGGTGGTACAGGTATCGCTAAACGCGACTTCACTTATGAAGCCTTATTTGCAACTATTCAGCAAGAAATTCCCGGATTTGGGGAGATTTTTCGTATGCTTAGTTACGAAGAAGTTGGTAGTCGGGCTATGGTATCTCGGGCGTTCGCTGGTTTTTCAGAAAATGGCTTACTGCTTTTCGCATTGCCTGGATCAAGTAACGCTTGTCAGCTCGCGATGCAAAAATTGATTGTCCCTGAATTACCTCATTTGATAGCAGAACGACAAAAATAA
- a CDS encoding molybdopterin molybdotransferase MoeA — MIEKRNTISMEQAREVLRNQITHLPVEKKNVTEALNQVLQEPIFAPVPAPYFRRSGYDGFAITEADDGNYPITLRVVAEVPCGQTYDKPLNPGETVRIMTGAKVPENASKIIMLEQSREADNENEIILINTQKSSNITEIGAEFSKGDLLLDRGHMLNAGSISLLSSFGIHEVQVIRKPKVAILSTGSELVAAGNSLPDGKIYNSNQPLLENLLKVHHAEICAAEQLPDNYEDTKNRLLELTQIADLIITTGGVSVGDFDYMADIAKQEAELLFNKIQMRPGSPTTGMWLDKTLIIALSGNPGACFTGFYLLVEPVLATLMGKDTTETTQVRAKMASDYTKNNGYDRFLRGTYRLSDEGEYLVELVGSDMSSALGNLHLTTCLFKIPRGQVGKLKGEEVEAWLLSSK, encoded by the coding sequence ATGATTGAAAAAAGAAATACCATAAGTATGGAACAAGCGAGAGAAGTATTACGTAACCAAATAACGCATCTTCCAGTAGAAAAGAAAAATGTGACAGAGGCATTAAATCAAGTATTGCAAGAGCCTATCTTTGCCCCGGTTCCTGCTCCTTATTTTAGAAGGTCTGGTTACGATGGTTTTGCGATTACGGAAGCAGATGACGGGAATTATCCAATCACTTTACGAGTTGTAGCAGAAGTTCCATGCGGGCAAACATACGATAAACCACTAAACCCAGGGGAAACCGTTCGAATAATGACTGGAGCAAAAGTGCCAGAGAATGCCTCGAAAATTATTATGCTTGAACAATCTAGAGAAGCTGATAACGAGAATGAAATTATCCTTATCAATACACAAAAATCTAGTAACATTACAGAAATTGGTGCGGAGTTTTCCAAAGGAGACTTGCTATTAGATCGCGGACATATGTTGAATGCTGGTTCGATAAGTTTACTGTCATCATTTGGTATTCACGAAGTACAAGTTATCAGAAAGCCAAAAGTAGCTATTTTATCCACAGGAAGTGAACTGGTTGCAGCCGGGAATTCGCTTCCAGATGGCAAGATTTATAATAGTAATCAACCGTTACTGGAGAATTTATTAAAAGTGCATCATGCCGAAATTTGCGCGGCCGAACAGTTACCGGATAATTATGAGGATACGAAAAACCGATTACTAGAATTGACTCAAATAGCAGACTTGATAATCACTACAGGTGGTGTTTCTGTAGGTGATTTTGACTATATGGCTGATATTGCAAAACAAGAAGCAGAATTACTTTTTAATAAAATTCAAATGCGACCAGGCAGTCCAACAACAGGGATGTGGTTGGATAAAACGCTTATCATCGCGCTTTCTGGAAATCCAGGGGCATGCTTTACAGGTTTTTACTTATTAGTAGAACCGGTATTAGCTACCTTAATGGGGAAAGATACAACTGAGACGACCCAAGTACGTGCAAAAATGGCGAGCGATTACACTAAAAATAATGGCTATGATCGTTTTTTACGAGGAACCTATCGTTTGTCTGACGAAGGGGAATATTTGGTTGAGTTGGTAGGAAGCGATATGTCGAGTGCGCTAGGAAACCTCCATTTAACCACCTGTTTATTCAAAATCCCACGCGGTCAAGTAGGGAAATTAAAAGGAGAAGAGGTCGAAGCATGGCTACTATCCTCCAAATAA
- the pdhA gene encoding pyruvate dehydrogenase (acetyl-transferring) E1 component subunit alpha encodes MASKTKKAIIDVKKQFEAVHKQFELVQILNEKGEIVNPDLMPDLTDDQLVELMTRMVWTRVLDQRSISLNRQGRLGFYAPTAGQEASQLASHYALEKHDYILPGYRDVPQLIWHGLPLTKAFLFSRGHFVGNQFPEDLNVLSPQIIIGAQIVQAAGVALGLKKRKKDAVVITYTGDGGSSQGDFYEGMNFAGAYHAPAIFVVQNNKFAISTPREKQSAAETLAQKAVAAGIPGVQVDGMDPLAVYAVTKFARERAVAGEGPTLIETMTYRYGPHTLSGDDPTRYRTKELDGEWELKDPIVRFRTFLEGKGLWNEEKENAVIDQAKEEIKVAIKEADATPKQTVTDLLKNMYETPTAPIKEQLAIYEAKESK; translated from the coding sequence ATGGCTTCTAAAACAAAGAAGGCTATTATCGACGTAAAGAAACAATTTGAGGCTGTTCATAAACAATTTGAATTAGTTCAAATTCTGAATGAAAAAGGAGAAATCGTAAATCCAGATTTAATGCCGGATTTAACTGATGATCAATTAGTAGAATTAATGACTCGTATGGTTTGGACTCGTGTACTTGACCAACGTTCTATCTCACTTAACCGTCAAGGACGTCTAGGTTTCTATGCTCCAACTGCTGGACAAGAAGCTTCCCAACTTGCAAGTCACTATGCACTTGAAAAACATGACTATATTCTTCCAGGTTACCGTGATGTGCCACAACTTATCTGGCACGGACTTCCACTTACAAAAGCGTTCTTGTTCTCTCGTGGACACTTTGTAGGTAACCAATTCCCTGAAGATTTAAATGTATTATCACCACAAATCATCATCGGTGCACAAATCGTGCAAGCTGCCGGTGTTGCTCTAGGACTTAAAAAACGTAAAAAAGACGCTGTTGTAATCACTTATACAGGTGACGGTGGTTCTTCCCAAGGTGACTTCTATGAAGGAATGAACTTTGCGGGTGCTTACCATGCTCCAGCAATCTTCGTAGTACAAAATAACAAATTTGCGATTTCTACACCTCGTGAAAAACAATCAGCTGCTGAAACATTAGCTCAAAAAGCAGTTGCAGCCGGAATCCCAGGCGTACAAGTAGACGGAATGGATCCACTTGCAGTATATGCTGTAACTAAATTCGCTCGTGAACGTGCAGTTGCTGGTGAAGGCCCAACATTAATCGAAACAATGACATACCGTTATGGTCCACATACACTTTCTGGTGATGATCCAACTCGTTACCGTACAAAAGAACTTGACGGAGAATGGGAACTTAAAGATCCAATCGTTCGCTTCCGTACTTTCTTAGAAGGTAAAGGCCTTTGGAACGAAGAAAAAGAAAATGCTGTTATCGATCAAGCAAAAGAAGAAATCAAAGTAGCAATTAAAGAAGCAGATGCTACACCAAAACAA
- a CDS encoding flavin reductase family protein, translating to MKQRVETEKFYPAYPVFVLTYLNEFGEPQMSTGSSSYTLGDSIVIGVSAESNASKHLHAGQKFAVNFPNTEQLGLIEQGGFSSGKRNDKIKVHQIELTKSDSGGVAYIDTCPIVFECNVTRTVSDEDYHTIFAKIDSRLFEKSLVDSDGHFIHEELDLVLFSGDANERKFRQLDTKIETVGGHS from the coding sequence ATGAAACAGCGCGTAGAAACAGAAAAATTTTATCCTGCTTATCCAGTCTTTGTATTGACTTATTTGAATGAGTTTGGAGAACCGCAAATGTCAACGGGGTCATCATCGTACACATTAGGAGATAGTATCGTTATCGGCGTGTCAGCAGAAAGTAATGCGAGCAAACATTTACATGCTGGTCAAAAATTTGCGGTAAATTTTCCAAACACAGAGCAGTTAGGGTTAATTGAACAAGGGGGATTCTCATCAGGCAAGCGCAACGATAAAATAAAAGTTCATCAAATCGAATTAACCAAAAGTGATAGCGGGGGAGTAGCTTACATTGATACGTGTCCGATTGTATTCGAGTGCAACGTAACCCGGACCGTATCCGACGAAGACTATCATACAATCTTTGCTAAAATTGACTCGCGATTATTTGAAAAAAGCTTAGTGGATTCAGATGGTCATTTTATTCATGAAGAGCTTGATTTAGTTTTATTCTCAGGCGATGCAAATGAACGTAAATTTAGACAGCTAGATACAAAAATAGAAACAGTTGGTGGCCATTCATAG
- the def gene encoding peptide deformylase, translated as MLTMDDIVREGHPALREVATEVTFPLSDEEKKLGRDMLEFLINSQDEEMAEKYGLRGGVGIAAPQLAVTKRFLAIHVHDEKDRLYSYVLYNPKIRSHSVQQACLSGGEGCLSVDREVPGYVVRSERVTIDAFDENGTPLKLRFKDYPAIVIQHEIDHLNGIMFYDHINKENPSYLPPDVDVFG; from the coding sequence ATGCTTACAATGGACGATATTGTACGAGAAGGTCATCCAGCACTTAGAGAAGTTGCGACAGAAGTGACTTTCCCGCTTTCAGATGAAGAAAAAAAATTAGGCCGTGATATGCTTGAATTCCTGATTAACAGTCAAGATGAAGAGATGGCGGAAAAATACGGTTTACGTGGTGGCGTGGGAATTGCTGCTCCACAACTTGCTGTAACGAAACGTTTCCTTGCTATTCATGTACATGATGAAAAAGATCGTCTTTATAGTTATGTGCTTTATAATCCAAAAATTCGTAGCCATTCTGTGCAGCAAGCTTGTCTTTCTGGTGGTGAAGGCTGCCTTTCTGTTGACCGGGAAGTTCCAGGTTATGTGGTTCGAAGTGAACGTGTAACTATTGACGCTTTTGACGAAAATGGTACACCACTTAAGTTGCGTTTTAAAGATTATCCAGCCATTGTTATTCAACACGAAATCGATCATTTAAATGGAATTATGTTTTATGATCATATTAATAAAGAAAACCCATCTTACTTGCCACCTGATGTGGACGTATTTGGTTAA